The window GTTAAGCCCGGATTGCGCATCAGGAGTGAAAACGAACTGATGCGCAGTGCGCTGGCCTTGCGCGAAAGCATCCGGGCAAATCCCGCTGAAACGCAGTGGAAGCGGCCGATTAAGCCCGGATTGCGCATCAGGAGCTAAAGCGAACTGATGCGCAGTGCGCTGGCCTTGCGCGAAAGCATCCGGGCAAATCCCGCTGAAACGCAGTGGAAGCGGCCGATTAAGCCCGGATTGCGCATCAGGAGTGTAAGCGAACTGATGCGCAGTGCGCTGGCCTTGTGCGAAAGCATCCGGGCAAATCCCGCTGAAACGCAGTGGAAGCGGCCCGCAGGGAACATTGCGCACTTTTGCTGCGCAATGTGGAATAAATCATTTGCACTCCTAATAAATTCATTACTTTTGCCGCAAATTTTTTCAGGGTGTCGCGCAAATTGCTGATGTACGTATTGCTTCTTGCCGCCATGCTTTTCTGGGGCTTTTCCTTTGTATGGTATAAAATGGCGTATCAGCATTTTCTTCCTCTCACTGTGGTATTCTTCAGGCTTTCCCTTTCATCCGCTTTTCTTTTCCTGCTGGCTGTGACCATGAGGAAGTTGCAGCATGTATCCCGTAAAGACCTGCCACTGTTTTTTCTTGTCGCTCTTTTTGAACCATTCCTTTATTTCATAGGTGAAAGTTTCGGAATGCAATATGTTTCATCCACTTTGGCATCCATTATCATTGCCACCATTCCTGTTTTTACCCCTGTGGCTGCCTACTATTTTTTCAAGGAAAAAATTTCTGTTCTCAACATCGCCGGTATTATCATCTCCCTTGCTGGTGTGCTGATTGTGGTTAATGCAAATTCCTCCCATGGCACTTCTTCCCTCCTCGGCGTCGTTCTTATTTTTATGGCAGTTTTTTCGGCTGTTGGTTATTCCCTGCTTGTAAAACGGCTGACGGAACGTTTCAATCCGTTTACCATTGTAGCCTGGCAAAATGGCATAGGTGCCCTTCTCTTCCTGCCCTTATTTTTGGTGTTTGAATTCCCCGCGCTGGACTTTGGTGCCATTACATGGAAAAATATGCTGCCGGTTGTTTATCTCACTTTTTTCGCCTCAGTTCTTGCCTTTATTTTCTTCGTCAATGCAGTTTCCTCGATAGGTGCTTCAAAAGCCAATATTTTTACCAATGCCATTCCGGTTTTTACAGCCTTGTTTTCGTGGCTCCTTCTGGGAGAGCAGTTAAGCGCCATGAAACTGACAGGAATGTTCATTGTTATGGCAGGCATCGTCATGTCGCAGATGTCGCGCAGCAGGATTACCCGTTTTCTGATGGTTTTTCGCTCGCAGGAATAAGGACAGAATCTTATTTCCACCTTGACTGTTCGTGCACAATAACATTCAGTCCTTTGTGGACGGCTTCAATGGTAATTTTTTTTTTCATAACAGCCGGTTCTCCGT of the Bacteroidales bacterium genome contains:
- a CDS encoding DMT family transporter, whose translation is MSRKLLMYVLLLAAMLFWGFSFVWYKMAYQHFLPLTVVFFRLSLSSAFLFLLAVTMRKLQHVSRKDLPLFFLVALFEPFLYFIGESFGMQYVSSTLASIIIATIPVFTPVAAYYFFKEKISVLNIAGIIISLAGVLIVVNANSSHGTSSLLGVVLIFMAVFSAVGYSLLVKRLTERFNPFTIVAWQNGIGALLFLPLFLVFEFPALDFGAITWKNMLPVVYLTFFASVLAFIFFVNAVSSIGASKANIFTNAIPVFTALFSWLLLGEQLSAMKLTGMFIVMAGIVMSQMSRSRITRFLMVFRSQE